The sequence GCAATATACAATTATATTGTTAAAAATTTTAAATATGATATAATATACAATTTTCCAAATATGCCAATAACAGCCGTGCAGACATGGAATCAGAAAGAAGGTGACTGCGCAGAACTATCATTTTTATACGTATCCATTGCCAGAGCTCTGGGCATTCCTGCATGGCTTGAATTTGGGCTTGGCTATTCTGGTACTAACTGGGGTGGTCATGCATGGGTAGGTACCGATATACCCTTAAAAAATGGGACTCTGGTAAGCGGCATAATTGATTTAACTGCAGAGGTTGGAACTGGCAATGACTATGGCACAGGATTCTTTATTAGCTCTCCTTACAGAATTACAGAATGGATTGATGATGGAAACAGTACTCATCTGACCCAATTCTATACACTTATGCTATCTTCCGGACTTAGCAGCGTTAACGATACTTTTAACACTGTGTTTTATAGACCTACTGGAAACTACATAATAGATTTCAGCAATTATACGTTACCGTCATGGATAATATACACAATAATTATAGCGGCAGATGCTGTTATATTAGCTTTCATTATCAAAAAATAAAAATATATTACTGTTGAGCATTCTCAATTTCTGACCCGTCAACAGCGTTCATTTTTAATGTGCCACGTGCTCCACTGACTATCCAATAAGGCCAATAATAGATTCCCAGCTCGTTCAGTTTCATAGAATCTTCTTTTGGTCTCTGTCTCTTTTTCTCGATAATGATCACATTTTCTTTTGGAATAGTATCTTCTTTAGGCTTCGAATATTCCAGTAGTATAATTTTTTTAGCTTTAGCTTCAGCCTCTGTAACATCAAGGTCTATCTTCAATCGCTCATGAGATTCAGATATTGAGGAAAGTGTTTCTAACCCTTTATCTAAGAAAATAAACTCTTTATGTTCTGGTTGCGTGTTCAAATTTACACATATAATTCCTTTTTTAGATTTAGGTGTAAGCTCATTTTCTACGTAAATGTCCAGAGTAAACTCAAAAATTAAATATGGCACTAGTACTAACGATATATTAAACCCATGTATTTTTCTCTGAGCATTTATCATAGCTTCTTCTTTTGAAATAATCGGTTTGATTATCTGCTCATTTAGCTTTGGCACTTCTTCTAGAAATATAGGTATCGCATCTTTATCTGCTTCTGTTTCTGGAGGTTCTCTTTCTATTTCTTCTATCTCGAAATTTTCATCTTCAAAAAGCTCTTCTAAATTATACTCTTCCTTATCCTCTATCTTTTTAAGAATAAATTCGCCAATGTCATTAGCTAGATCTTTTCTGTTATTTAATATTATATTATATTTATGCGCAGTTTCAAAAGCATCTGGTGTATAGTCTTTCAGGCAAATTATGTATTTTTCACCATCTAGCTGTTCTAAAGTTCTGGCATGTTTTAGCACTTCCTCTCCCGTAACCTTTTTTTGAGCAACATATATTATAAGCATTTTAGTGCCTAAGCTTAAAAATAAATAATCTTTAGGACCTTGCTCAA is a genomic window of Thermoplasmata archaeon containing:
- a CDS encoding transglutaminase domain-containing protein, which translates into the protein MKSKYIAGLIFAVSILIIANFIFFAPASEILANPPSPNIEILPAYSNTLIDQNIYVNISSGKAILNISIPENISNIQYVTVNEISDSPYTINNEYNRTWWSWDLYKSADVQIIYKATLYTHRTYINPAESGTVSQIPQYLKNEYDHPEYLFNKLEVIDPAYFANNSAIKNITMGQNTVYGTLMAIYNYIVKNFKYDIIYNFPNMPITAVQTWNQKEGDCAELSFLYVSIARALGIPAWLEFGLGYSGTNWGGHAWVGTDIPLKNGTLVSGIIDLTAEVGTGNDYGTGFFISSPYRITEWIDDGNSTHLTQFYTLMLSSGLSSVNDTFNTVFYRPTGNYIIDFSNYTLPSWIIYTIIIAADAVILAFIIKK